A genomic window from Quercus lobata isolate SW786 chromosome 10, ValleyOak3.0 Primary Assembly, whole genome shotgun sequence includes:
- the LOC115965870 gene encoding myb-related protein 306, producing MGRPPCCDKVGVKKGPWTPEEDIILVSYIQEHGPGNWRSVPTNTGLLRCSKSCRLRWTNYLRPGIKRGNFTDHEEKMIVHLQALLGNRWAAIASYLPQRTDNDIKNYWNTHLKKKLSKLNSGPDGQKQDGFLSSQPKGQWERRLQTDIHMAKQALCEALSLDKPTQLPDSKPSNSSYHPFTKPYQASSTYASSADNIARLLENWKKNSSPKSAQTNSETTQNSSNNNLGATGSSSSEGAQSATTPDQAFDSLLSFNSSTSESVSVDETANLTPETSLFQDESKSNMETQVPLQLIEKWLFDDGTTQGQDDLINMPLEDNAVFF from the exons atgggaagGCCACCTTGCTGTGACAAAGTTGGAGTGAAGAAAGGTCCGTGGACTCCAGAGGAAGACATAATATTGGTCTCTTACATTCAAGAACATGGTCCAGGAAATTGGAGATCAGTTCCCACCAATACAG GTTTGCTCAGATGCAGTAAGAGCTGCAGACTTAGATGGACTAATTACCTCAGGCCTGGTATTAAGCGTGGTAACTTCACTGATCATGAGGAGAAGATGATAGTCCACCTCCAAGCTCTTTTGGGTAATAG ATGGGCAGCCATAGCATCCTATCTTCCACAGAGAACAGacaatgatataaaaaattattggaacacccatttaaaaaagaaactcaGCAAGCTTAATTCTGGTCCTGATGGACAAAAACAAGATGGGTTCTTATCCTCACAGCCGAAGGGTCAGTGGGAGAGAAGGCTCCAGACAGATATCCATATGGCTAAGCAAGCTCTATGTGAGGCTTTATCCCTTGACAAACCAACCCAATTGCCTGATTCAAAGCCCTCTAATAGTAGCTATCACCCTTTTACCAAACCATATCAAGCATCATCCACATATGCATCAAGTGCTGACAACATAGCTCGATTGCTCGAGAACTGGAAGAAAAATTCATCACCAAAATCAGCTCAGACAAACTCAGAAACCACTCAGAATTCCTCAAACAACAACCTTGGGGCAACTGGTTCCAGTTCTAGTGAAGGGGCACAAAGTGCCACAACACCAGATCAAGCTTTTGACTCACTGTTGAGCTTCAATTCTTCCACCTCTGAATCTGTGTCGGTGGATGAGACAGCGAATTTGACACCAGAAACCAGCCTCTTCCAAGATGAAAGCAAGTCAAATATGGAGACTCAAGTCCCTCTCCAATTGATAGAGAAGTGGTTGTTTGATGATGGCACAACTCAGGGGCAAGATGACCTAATTAACATGCCACTAGAGGACAATGCAGTGTTTTTCTAA